In Vibrio hippocampi, the following are encoded in one genomic region:
- a CDS encoding FAD-dependent oxidoreductase, whose amino-acid sequence MAVRKIDIDKCIGCGTCVESCPMDVFRLDTKAELRPQASPCSQACPLGVNQREYHHLLNLDLPREAAELLSQSHPMPAITGRICPLPCETACTRHQVDDAVNINGIEQFLGDLFLSELPPQQTSNPSATKLAIIGSGPAGLSAAFTLNRLGYQVTVFDKKPLPGGLLRYGIPAFRLDNRVVDRQIDYFERLGIEFVCNCQVGTDIDHKALVEQGFQAVLSATGASKPLMLDVPGNKAKGVMSAIEFLDLIASGDDWQRPDLKLPKRVAVVGGGSVSLDAARTAVRLGATQVHVLCLETLDKSSPDAMLALDDEILDALEEGVSIHPRTAVKQINTDGQAVTGVTCISCTQVRDQRGAFAPIYTDCVTETLDVEMVILAIGQTADPSLLLPDYITDQRGYIQPHHTTNPNHYFAAGDAVTGPSTVVEALSSGKQAAMQLHVSLSNSDNCKADNDAMPDRLADTTSPQSTPQKLPQQKPWYQQPRLERENRQPGDRVKDFAETRQSLTLSTAREEAQRCLTCGSRARIAFMDDCQVCRLCQHYCPTDAIEITDGIVQSSLHNFDVVNLGKAIAD is encoded by the coding sequence ATGGCAGTAAGAAAAATCGATATTGATAAATGTATAGGATGCGGCACATGTGTCGAATCTTGTCCAATGGATGTATTTCGTTTGGACACAAAAGCTGAGCTTCGACCTCAAGCTTCCCCCTGTTCTCAAGCCTGTCCATTGGGTGTTAATCAACGTGAGTATCATCACTTACTTAACTTAGACCTGCCACGCGAGGCGGCAGAACTGCTATCACAATCCCATCCAATGCCTGCGATTACCGGTCGTATATGTCCGCTGCCGTGCGAAACCGCGTGCACTCGTCATCAAGTTGACGATGCAGTCAATATCAATGGTATTGAACAGTTTCTTGGGGATCTATTTCTAAGCGAATTGCCGCCTCAACAGACGAGCAATCCAAGCGCCACTAAACTTGCGATCATTGGCTCAGGTCCAGCGGGATTGAGCGCCGCATTCACCCTGAATCGTTTGGGGTATCAAGTTACGGTCTTTGATAAGAAGCCGCTTCCCGGTGGATTGCTGCGTTATGGAATACCGGCATTTCGCCTCGATAACAGAGTCGTCGATCGTCAGATTGACTACTTTGAGCGACTGGGGATCGAGTTTGTATGCAACTGCCAAGTTGGGACTGATATCGACCATAAGGCGCTCGTTGAACAAGGTTTTCAGGCGGTTTTGTCGGCAACTGGCGCATCAAAACCCCTCATGCTAGACGTTCCCGGTAATAAGGCAAAGGGTGTTATGTCTGCGATCGAATTTCTTGACCTTATTGCCAGTGGCGATGATTGGCAACGACCGGATTTAAAATTACCGAAAAGAGTTGCTGTGGTCGGGGGTGGCAGTGTATCACTGGATGCGGCAAGAACTGCGGTTCGGCTAGGTGCCACGCAAGTCCATGTTTTGTGTCTTGAAACATTAGATAAGTCTTCCCCTGACGCCATGCTTGCCCTCGACGACGAGATCCTTGACGCATTGGAAGAAGGGGTATCGATTCATCCAAGAACGGCAGTCAAGCAAATCAATACCGATGGTCAAGCGGTGACGGGTGTTACTTGTATCAGTTGTACTCAAGTGAGAGACCAGCGTGGCGCATTTGCCCCAATTTACACCGATTGTGTCACCGAGACACTGGATGTTGAAATGGTGATCTTAGCCATTGGGCAAACCGCTGACCCCTCGTTATTGTTGCCGGACTATATTACTGATCAACGTGGTTATATTCAGCCGCATCACACCACCAATCCTAATCACTACTTTGCTGCTGGGGACGCAGTGACAGGACCGTCAACCGTGGTCGAGGCTCTGAGTTCCGGTAAACAGGCGGCGATGCAACTGCATGTTTCGCTGTCTAATAGCGATAACTGTAAAGCGGATAATGATGCCATGCCAGACAGGCTCGCCGATACTACCTCGCCCCAAAGCACTCCACAAAAATTGCCGCAGCAAAAACCGTGGTATCAACAACCGAGGTTGGAGCGTGAAAACCGGCAGCCTGGCGACAGAGTTAAGGATTTCGCTGAGACTCGACAATCCCTCACGTTATCAACGGCAAGAGAGGAAGCCCAGCGATGCCTGACCTGTGGCAGTCGAGCCAGAATCGCATTTATGGACGATTGCCAAGTCTGTCGATTGTGTCAGCACTACTGTCCAACCGATGCTATCGAGATTACCGATGGCATCGTGCAAAGCTCGTTGCACAATTTTGATGTCGTAAACCTGGGTAAAGCCATTGCGGATTAG
- a CDS encoding FAD-dependent oxidoreductase has product MNKAVTKIETDVLVIGGGFAGCYASIKAAEQGAKVVMAVKGRTGRSGLTPWANSWFVYHETKGVTREQYIQQFKLSGEYLNNLDYSEILMNESWDRFQELVAWGTPTGRQYYYQPGTVSRSIEYVGAGDPMRKRAVEVGVNLLERVMVTTLIKQEDKVVGAVGFHMESGRPYAILAKATVMCAGPASFKPLGMGYPCSSTTADGDAMAYRVGAEISGKEFNDAHPSNAFNPLDESSLKSVSGDGNHKTSVLKLGGGPPSAPGPADTLKGEQLGLRIDKAIGFNQGGNPIEPKYCAGPGGEIVGRTDERGGHVGFSTLGMSNHKGEGVFPQDLNGASNIAGLWAAGDGLCSMQNGAGYAGFGSSSSGSAVQGARAGIAAAHYAAEQPSPVVDEATLSEYKNRMFAPMTREKGYSPAWVTRMLQNTMSPYFVMYVKERSRMEGALNHIMYLQNKFASQLKVYDFHDLRSAHETQNMLLNAEMKLRAGLAREESRGTHYREDFPYRDDANFLCWIKLVNKEGAMQVVKHPIPEKWHPAANLSYRDKYPFIYPEEDEKRLEVGIEV; this is encoded by the coding sequence ATGAATAAAGCCGTAACGAAAATCGAAACTGATGTCTTAGTGATTGGTGGGGGATTTGCAGGGTGTTATGCATCCATTAAAGCTGCAGAACAGGGCGCGAAAGTGGTTATGGCGGTAAAAGGGCGTACTGGTCGTTCTGGTCTGACTCCTTGGGCAAACTCTTGGTTTGTTTACCACGAAACTAAGGGAGTAACACGCGAGCAATACATCCAGCAGTTCAAGTTATCGGGAGAATACCTCAACAATTTAGACTACTCCGAAATCTTGATGAACGAATCTTGGGATAGATTTCAAGAGTTGGTCGCTTGGGGGACGCCAACTGGCAGGCAATATTACTATCAACCGGGCACGGTTTCTCGGTCAATCGAGTATGTAGGCGCGGGTGATCCGATGCGTAAACGCGCGGTCGAAGTCGGCGTTAACCTTCTCGAGCGTGTAATGGTCACCACTCTCATTAAGCAAGAGGATAAGGTGGTTGGCGCGGTCGGTTTTCATATGGAATCAGGCAGACCCTATGCCATTTTGGCAAAGGCGACGGTTATGTGCGCCGGTCCTGCGTCGTTCAAGCCTTTGGGAATGGGCTATCCTTGCAGCTCGACCACTGCAGATGGCGATGCCATGGCTTACCGTGTTGGCGCTGAGATCTCAGGTAAAGAGTTTAACGACGCGCATCCTTCAAACGCCTTCAATCCACTTGATGAAAGCTCTCTAAAAAGCGTTTCCGGTGATGGAAATCATAAGACTTCAGTACTCAAACTTGGCGGTGGACCCCCAAGTGCCCCCGGACCCGCCGATACCCTTAAAGGTGAACAACTCGGACTGCGCATAGATAAAGCGATTGGCTTTAACCAAGGAGGAAACCCAATAGAACCCAAGTACTGTGCCGGTCCCGGTGGTGAAATTGTCGGTCGGACAGATGAGCGTGGTGGTCATGTTGGTTTCTCTACGTTGGGAATGTCTAATCACAAAGGAGAGGGTGTTTTTCCTCAAGATCTTAATGGAGCCTCCAACATAGCAGGTCTTTGGGCGGCGGGGGATGGTTTGTGTTCAATGCAAAACGGGGCAGGCTATGCCGGTTTTGGTTCCTCATCATCAGGCTCAGCCGTGCAAGGCGCGCGAGCGGGTATTGCAGCAGCACACTATGCCGCGGAGCAACCAAGTCCTGTGGTCGATGAAGCCACGTTATCCGAGTATAAAAATCGCATGTTTGCCCCTATGACGCGCGAAAAAGGTTATTCCCCTGCGTGGGTGACTCGTATGCTGCAAAACACCATGTCACCGTATTTTGTGATGTATGTGAAAGAGCGCTCGAGAATGGAGGGCGCACTCAACCACATAATGTATCTGCAAAATAAATTCGCTTCACAGCTAAAAGTGTATGACTTCCATGATTTGCGATCAGCACATGAAACGCAAAATATGCTGCTCAATGCAGAGATGAAATTGAGGGCAGGGTTAGCACGAGAAGAAAGTCGAGGAACTCATTACCGAGAGGACTTTCCCTATCGTGACGATGCCAATTTTCTTTGTTGGATCAAGTTGGTGAATAAAGAGGGGGCAATGCAGGTTGTGAAACATCCGATACCCGAGAAATGGCATCCAGCGGCAAATCTCAGTTATCGAGACAAATACCCTTTTATCTATCCAGAAGAAGATGAAAAACGGCTTGAGGTTGGTATTGAAGTCTAA
- a CDS encoding sulfatase-like hydrolase/transferase, with amino-acid sequence MNKCSLLSIAGVSAFSALTYAAQNPNVLLIIADDMGLDASRCYSMGDQQANMPNLEAMCAESLVFENAYSAPVCSPTRATIMTGEYGFRTGVGAAIPPSGGNGLEPNGQSLFDVLEQSDYATNLIGKWHLADNQDKLDQPKKFNVDDYWGLFKGGIKDYFTWTAIHDAKRESVDEYATTAITNRALDWIGEQQQPWFLWLAYNAPHTPFHIPPQNLHSAGELNDDPQYIKSHPLAYYNAMLEALDSEMGRLLSSLEPKVRENTVVMFIGDNGSPNQVTRGLYGDHAAKGTIYDSGTHVPFIVSGANIRADRTQAFVQTTDLYTTIASFAGVKAVTPDAYNFQPVFAGKPAQRDYIYVEHFSDDKSQAKPKDVFGWALRMEDYKLLQPDGQPASLFNLADDPKEQVDLLADGVSDQEQKIVDQLQQRFNEIRAQ; translated from the coding sequence ATGAATAAGTGCTCCCTTTTGAGCATCGCTGGTGTGAGTGCATTTTCTGCACTCACCTACGCTGCACAAAACCCCAATGTATTACTGATTATTGCCGATGATATGGGTTTAGATGCCAGTCGTTGCTACTCCATGGGCGACCAGCAGGCAAACATGCCCAACCTAGAAGCGATGTGTGCCGAAAGCCTAGTGTTTGAAAACGCCTATTCCGCGCCGGTATGTTCGCCAACCCGCGCGACTATTATGACCGGCGAATATGGTTTTCGAACCGGCGTCGGTGCCGCGATCCCACCTAGCGGTGGTAACGGTCTTGAGCCTAATGGGCAGAGCTTGTTTGACGTATTAGAACAGAGTGATTATGCCACTAATCTGATTGGTAAATGGCATTTAGCTGATAATCAGGACAAGCTTGATCAACCGAAAAAATTCAATGTTGATGACTATTGGGGGCTATTTAAAGGCGGCATCAAGGATTACTTTACTTGGACAGCCATCCATGATGCCAAACGCGAGAGCGTTGATGAGTATGCGACCACCGCGATCACCAATCGTGCTTTAGATTGGATTGGCGAGCAGCAGCAACCTTGGTTTCTATGGCTAGCCTATAACGCACCACACACGCCGTTTCATATTCCACCTCAAAATCTGCATAGCGCTGGCGAGTTAAACGACGATCCCCAATATATCAAAAGTCATCCTCTAGCCTATTATAATGCCATGCTCGAAGCGCTCGATAGTGAAATGGGACGTCTATTGTCTTCATTAGAGCCTAAAGTCAGGGAAAACACCGTGGTGATGTTTATCGGCGACAATGGTTCACCTAACCAAGTTACGCGAGGCTTATATGGCGACCATGCCGCCAAAGGAACAATTTATGATAGCGGTACTCATGTCCCGTTTATTGTCAGCGGAGCAAATATCCGAGCCGATCGAACCCAAGCGTTTGTACAAACGACCGACTTATATACCACGATTGCCAGTTTTGCCGGAGTCAAAGCAGTCACACCTGACGCCTATAACTTCCAGCCAGTCTTTGCCGGTAAACCCGCCCAGCGAGATTATATCTACGTGGAACATTTTAGTGATGATAAAAGTCAGGCAAAACCCAAAGATGTCTTTGGCTGGGCGTTAAGAATGGAGGATTATAAGTTGCTGCAACCTGACGGACAGCCAGCGTCATTATTCAATCTCGCTGACGATCCGAAGGAACAAGTCGATCTGCTCGCCGATGGCGTCTCAGATCAAGAGCAGAAAATTGTCGATCAATTGCAGCAACGTTTTAACGAGATACGCGCGCAGTAA
- a CDS encoding glycine zipper family protein yields the protein MQKLLVSTALFFSCFANATGGTVMDQQSKIVFSFKNVSHETAQGELNQCQGIAMGTHSQVASTSGSGVRGAAKGAAAGAAAGAISGGSGSDGAKIGAAVGLIGGRLAKRGEAAQSVQANEDMYATVLRNCMIDKHYVPYN from the coding sequence ATGCAAAAGTTACTGGTTTCAACGGCGTTGTTTTTCTCTTGTTTCGCAAACGCAACGGGTGGCACAGTGATGGATCAGCAGTCAAAAATTGTGTTCAGTTTCAAAAACGTCAGTCATGAAACCGCGCAGGGTGAGCTGAATCAATGCCAAGGCATTGCAATGGGAACCCATTCACAAGTGGCGTCGACATCAGGCTCTGGCGTTCGTGGAGCGGCAAAAGGTGCAGCCGCGGGCGCAGCTGCCGGTGCGATTAGCGGTGGTTCAGGCAGTGATGGTGCAAAAATTGGTGCGGCAGTGGGTTTGATTGGGGGTCGATTGGCAAAACGTGGCGAGGCAGCACAGTCGGTACAAGCAAACGAGGATATGTACGCGACCGTACTGCGCAACTGTATGATAGATAAGCATTACGTGCCATATAACTGA
- a CDS encoding patatin-like phospholipase family protein: MKQNSALVIEGGAMRGIFAAGVLDAFLSQDYQPFDFAIGVSAGASNLLGYLAKAPERSYQVITQLATTKSFFSPARFLAGGNLTDVKWLSDASMQQFPICLETLFNTIPFYAVTTNIETGLADYVKVRGENIHQVIEATTALPIAYKNNPCFGGACYTDGALADSIPVVEAYRRGARDITVVLSHPLSYSMPEPKREWLIKAMLAKNPKVAEAMLFRNKCYNAALQFIRYPPADAKVRVIAPPEDFPVKRLTRNKSVLDQGYQMGLNAGQSHLANRSGQHQMTLEDCPFC; encoded by the coding sequence ATGAAGCAAAACTCGGCACTGGTTATTGAAGGCGGCGCAATGCGCGGTATATTTGCGGCGGGCGTGCTAGATGCCTTCTTGTCACAAGACTATCAACCGTTTGATTTTGCCATTGGCGTATCGGCTGGCGCATCGAACCTGTTAGGCTATTTAGCAAAGGCACCCGAGCGCAGCTATCAGGTGATCACTCAACTCGCGACAACAAAATCCTTTTTTAGCCCCGCGCGCTTTTTAGCTGGTGGCAATTTGACCGATGTAAAATGGTTAAGCGATGCGTCAATGCAACAGTTTCCTATCTGCCTAGAGACGCTATTTAACACCATCCCTTTCTATGCGGTGACAACCAACATCGAGACTGGCTTAGCGGACTATGTAAAAGTCCGTGGAGAGAATATTCATCAAGTCATTGAAGCCACCACCGCCTTGCCTATCGCCTATAAAAACAATCCCTGCTTTGGTGGGGCTTGTTATACCGATGGCGCGTTAGCCGATTCAATCCCTGTAGTTGAAGCGTATCGGAGGGGAGCGCGTGATATTACCGTCGTGCTTTCACATCCGCTCAGTTACTCCATGCCGGAACCCAAACGCGAGTGGCTAATCAAAGCCATGTTGGCAAAGAACCCAAAAGTCGCTGAAGCAATGCTGTTTCGCAACAAATGTTATAACGCCGCACTGCAATTTATCCGTTATCCCCCTGCGGATGCCAAAGTACGAGTCATAGCGCCACCTGAAGATTTCCCGGTAAAACGCCTGACGCGCAATAAATCCGTTCTAGACCAAGGCTATCAAATGGGGCTCAATGCGGGACAATCACACCTTGCTAACCGCAGTGGTCAGCATCAAATGACGCTAGAAGATTGCCCATTCTGTTAA
- a CDS encoding DUF2164 domain-containing protein, whose product MFDTKKRNELVIELQNYFADELSQDLGQFDGEFLLDFIITKMGPAFYNQGLNDAKQVVERKLLDISDEIYEIEKEE is encoded by the coding sequence ATGTTTGATACCAAAAAAAGAAATGAATTAGTGATCGAGTTACAAAATTATTTTGCTGATGAACTTAGTCAGGATCTTGGGCAATTTGATGGTGAGTTTTTATTGGACTTTATCATCACTAAAATGGGTCCCGCTTTTTACAATCAAGGATTAAATGATGCAAAACAGGTGGTTGAGAGAAAACTTTTGGATATTTCAGACGAAATTTATGAGATAGAAAAAGAAGAATAA
- a CDS encoding EAL domain-containing protein — protein sequence MLLNDKQDFSRRIRIDEDGCYVGDYNDLTLKSVFQPLFSAQNKILGLEALVRLIDKDGVFVPPDRFFQDESISLADKLNVDRLSRVIHIRNFHMSEYRNRLLFLNFLPISSERLAAEGIENSLLMSRLKALQIDSTRIVVELVELTAFSPRTLARAARHLIESKFLVAIDDYGCKESNAERVAEVKPNIIKIDRQLLLDYMNGDQTSLLEGIKLARASDAKIVIEGIETAEQLSAMKQLDIDFFQGYYLARPEALLPEIKIAI from the coding sequence ATGCTCTTGAATGATAAGCAAGATTTTTCTAGAAGAATTCGGATTGATGAAGACGGCTGCTATGTTGGTGATTACAACGACCTCACATTAAAAAGCGTGTTTCAGCCACTGTTTAGTGCTCAAAATAAAATCCTAGGTCTTGAGGCTCTGGTTCGCCTAATCGATAAAGACGGTGTATTTGTACCACCTGACCGCTTTTTTCAAGATGAAAGCATCAGTCTTGCCGATAAACTCAATGTCGATAGATTAAGCCGCGTCATTCATATTCGTAATTTTCATATGTCCGAATATCGCAATCGCCTGCTTTTTTTAAACTTCTTACCTATCTCTAGTGAACGCCTTGCTGCGGAAGGAATAGAAAATTCTCTGTTAATGTCACGCTTAAAGGCGTTGCAAATCGACTCTACCCGTATTGTGGTTGAATTGGTTGAATTGACCGCCTTTAGCCCACGGACCCTTGCCAGAGCGGCGCGTCACCTGATTGAATCTAAATTTTTAGTGGCGATTGACGACTATGGCTGCAAAGAATCGAATGCCGAACGTGTCGCAGAAGTGAAACCTAACATCATAAAAATCGATCGCCAACTTTTACTCGACTACATGAATGGCGACCAAACATCGTTACTTGAAGGCATTAAACTCGCTAGAGCCAGTGACGCGAAAATAGTGATTGAAGGCATTGAAACCGCGGAACAATTATCGGCAATGAAGCAACTCGATATCGATTTTTTCCAAGGTTACTACCTCGCTAGACCGGAAGCATTGTTACCGGAAATCAAAATCGCTATCTAG
- a CDS encoding multidrug effflux MFS transporter encodes MKASIPINLLLVLVAVSAISPFATDAYLSAIPIMAETLATETSLVAITVSLYIFGLAFGQLFGGPWSDRYGRKPIIILGLAIFSVGSMLISSAGDIHSLWAFRLLQAMGAGIAVVGIPAIIRDVSTGKESAKLFSLIMLISMLAPSIAPSVGTLILKTLGWRWIFLALAIMAVLIGLLTFMAMPKVMTKQPRVRSGGYLSVIKEYRALGYLVAQGFGFAVLMTFLTNASFAYIEHFKVSEELFSILLVFNVLGVASVNRINNYLLRKHEPATLLKRFLTVQVCSALVLLLVVCLAPDNLILTVIAFVMTTSAMGGLMPNSGACFMQYFGKNAGTAAALLGTFQYIIAAGVSALAALMSTVSIVPIALVMVMSSSIALAGAWYSARYQQAMN; translated from the coding sequence ATGAAAGCGTCTATACCCATCAATCTGCTACTGGTTCTTGTGGCAGTTTCTGCCATTTCCCCCTTTGCCACGGATGCCTATTTATCGGCGATCCCCATAATGGCGGAGACACTTGCTACCGAGACCTCTTTGGTCGCGATAACGGTTAGCCTGTACATTTTTGGTTTGGCATTTGGTCAACTATTTGGTGGACCTTGGTCTGACCGCTATGGTCGCAAGCCGATTATTATCCTTGGTTTAGCCATTTTTTCGGTTGGCAGTATGCTGATCTCCAGCGCTGGTGATATTCATAGCTTATGGGCGTTTCGTTTATTGCAGGCGATGGGGGCTGGTATTGCGGTGGTCGGTATTCCAGCGATCATTCGCGATGTGTCGACGGGCAAGGAGTCAGCCAAGCTCTTTTCGTTAATTATGCTGATCTCGATGTTAGCGCCGTCGATTGCGCCCAGTGTTGGTACGCTAATATTGAAAACGCTGGGTTGGCGATGGATCTTTTTAGCATTGGCCATTATGGCGGTATTGATTGGTCTATTAACGTTTATGGCAATGCCAAAAGTGATGACCAAGCAGCCTAGAGTTCGCTCTGGAGGTTATCTTTCGGTGATCAAAGAGTATCGAGCGCTAGGTTATCTTGTGGCTCAAGGGTTTGGGTTCGCGGTACTAATGACATTCCTCACCAATGCATCCTTTGCTTATATTGAACACTTTAAGGTGTCAGAAGAACTGTTCTCTATTTTGTTGGTGTTTAATGTATTAGGGGTGGCGTCAGTCAATCGTATTAACAACTATCTGTTACGCAAACATGAGCCAGCAACGTTGTTGAAGCGTTTTCTGACGGTTCAAGTTTGTTCTGCATTGGTATTACTGCTTGTAGTTTGCTTGGCACCGGATAATCTGATTTTAACCGTTATAGCTTTTGTGATGACGACGTCCGCAATGGGCGGCTTAATGCCGAACTCTGGTGCTTGCTTTATGCAGTATTTTGGTAAAAATGCCGGAACGGCTGCTGCTCTACTGGGGACGTTTCAATATATTATTGCTGCGGGTGTCAGTGCGTTGGCGGCGCTTATGAGTACGGTTTCTATCGTGCCGATAGCGTTAGTCATGGTCATGTCGAGCTCAATTGCGTTAGCGGGTGCTTGGTACAGCGCTCGTTACCAGCAGGCGATGAATTAA
- a CDS encoding MFS transporter, with translation MFNILQSGFKPRALGVVIYVFVTMYLQLTIAGPDSMNILMPALVEKFAMSPGEIMGGISAVRLTGVLAGIVAGWAIMKLGFKKIGVPSIVAAGIAVAMMGRVDSWFGVMLIQTILTVLTPVLMIIQGGLIANWFVRYKGIIFGIVTIAAPLSTATFTPIGMKIYQHVGFAEFYSGLGVIIALWGVIGIWAMKERPEDYGLDPDGIPFTEEEKAELEAERNHQTAWKLPRIIRCKEFWYVAIPWSLIGGLMMAGIMSQVIPILTSSGLELNTALFLMSAMALGGMPLSYFWGWLDDKIGTPKTNAVFGLAYLVGAFGFAFGNADSLYLIYIALFCVSLGVGGMPNLLPSLIAWVFGRNEFVNIYRWVYGLQMVATSIGMTYLAVMNDVTGSYSISFMTFIPLAIICSLMFLRIKRTHDPERMALMDHEQTRELQTSTTS, from the coding sequence ATGTTTAATATTTTGCAGAGTGGTTTTAAGCCACGAGCACTCGGCGTTGTCATTTATGTCTTTGTGACAATGTACTTACAACTCACCATTGCAGGTCCGGATAGCATGAATATTCTCATGCCGGCTCTGGTGGAGAAATTTGCCATGAGCCCGGGCGAAATTATGGGTGGCATATCCGCGGTTCGTTTAACGGGTGTTCTCGCTGGTATCGTGGCGGGTTGGGCAATCATGAAGCTTGGCTTCAAGAAAATTGGCGTGCCATCCATAGTCGCGGCAGGGATTGCGGTTGCGATGATGGGACGAGTCGACAGCTGGTTTGGTGTGATGCTAATTCAAACCATTCTCACGGTGTTAACCCCAGTACTAATGATTATTCAGGGTGGTCTGATTGCAAATTGGTTTGTGCGTTACAAGGGAATCATTTTTGGTATCGTGACTATTGCGGCTCCTTTAAGTACGGCAACCTTTACGCCAATTGGGATGAAAATCTATCAACACGTCGGCTTTGCCGAGTTTTATTCCGGCTTAGGGGTGATCATCGCCCTTTGGGGAGTCATCGGTATTTGGGCGATGAAAGAACGTCCAGAAGACTACGGATTGGATCCTGACGGTATCCCCTTTACCGAAGAAGAAAAAGCGGAACTTGAAGCCGAAAGAAACCACCAGACGGCGTGGAAACTCCCGCGAATTATTCGTTGTAAGGAATTTTGGTATGTGGCGATACCGTGGAGTTTGATTGGTGGATTGATGATGGCGGGTATTATGAGTCAGGTCATTCCTATTTTGACTAGCTCAGGATTGGAGCTGAATACCGCGCTATTTTTAATGTCCGCGATGGCGCTTGGCGGCATGCCTCTCAGTTATTTCTGGGGTTGGTTAGACGACAAAATTGGAACGCCTAAAACCAATGCCGTGTTTGGTTTAGCTTATCTTGTTGGTGCTTTTGGTTTTGCCTTTGGCAATGCAGACAGTTTGTACTTGATTTACATCGCGCTATTTTGTGTGTCATTGGGAGTGGGAGGAATGCCTAATTTGCTTCCATCGCTAATCGCTTGGGTATTTGGGCGCAACGAATTCGTTAACATCTATCGTTGGGTCTATGGCTTACAGATGGTAGCGACCAGTATAGGGATGACGTATTTAGCGGTGATGAATGATGTGACGGGCTCTTATTCTATCTCATTTATGACCTTTATTCCGCTTGCCATAATTTGCAGTTTGATGTTCTTACGGATTAAACGAACCCATGATCCAGAGCGAATGGCGCTTATGGACCATGAACAGACTCGGGAGTTACAAACGTCAACCACTTCCTAA
- a CDS encoding lipase family protein, whose amino-acid sequence MKSLKRYQYEKYAVLCSLAYPRVFKQTRYGFDPNGQRTIANRYGKTMIRILWSKDKEEAVIVIKGSHSIGDWLINCAIWKRSCSNLGLDYPIHAGFHYLLNQESSPSHKRDTLGLSVFEKTMAIASALIEDGKRIAVTGHSSGGAIGCVIADALEHKYPKSIKRIVTFGQPSIGGLRFRKKYQLAHKTYRICCDLDIVTFLPPVPIFYWHVGKMLWLYNGRIYENTPSFVRFGRSVVSWVMRPLSYHLMSKYIRNKDFFDDR is encoded by the coding sequence GTGAAAAGTCTTAAACGCTATCAATACGAAAAATATGCCGTACTATGCAGTCTTGCCTATCCCCGAGTATTTAAACAAACTCGCTATGGGTTCGACCCCAATGGGCAGCGCACCATTGCCAATCGTTACGGTAAAACCATGATCCGTATTCTATGGAGCAAAGACAAAGAAGAAGCCGTCATCGTGATCAAAGGTTCCCATAGCATTGGCGACTGGTTGATAAATTGCGCGATTTGGAAACGTTCGTGCAGTAATTTGGGGTTGGATTATCCCATCCATGCGGGATTCCACTATCTACTCAATCAAGAGAGTTCTCCAAGTCATAAAAGAGACACACTTGGCTTATCTGTATTTGAAAAAACCATGGCCATTGCCAGCGCATTGATTGAGGATGGTAAACGTATCGCTGTGACGGGGCACTCTTCAGGTGGCGCTATCGGTTGTGTTATTGCCGATGCCCTTGAACACAAATATCCTAAGTCGATAAAAAGGATTGTGACTTTTGGTCAACCTTCTATTGGCGGTCTGCGCTTTCGTAAAAAATACCAACTGGCCCATAAAACCTATCGCATCTGCTGCGACTTAGACATCGTCACTTTTTTACCGCCCGTCCCTATCTTTTACTGGCACGTCGGTAAAATGTTATGGCTATATAATGGGCGAATTTATGAAAATACCCCATCATTTGTACGGTTTGGACGCTCCGTTGTGTCTTGGGTTATGCGCCCACTCTCCTATCATTTAATGAGCAAATACATACGAAACAAAGATTTTTTTGACGATCGTTAA